In the genome of Mangifera indica cultivar Alphonso chromosome 9, CATAS_Mindica_2.1, whole genome shotgun sequence, the window taaaaattattattttttctatttacgTCCCATCAACAAGTACACCAaacaccattttctttctttatttctctctcctttccTCTAAAATTTTCTTCCCCAAAACCCTCTTCTTCCTCCGGAATAAAGAAAATACAATGCCTGTCTTCCTTGTgaaaaaattgatagttttaAGATTCAAATTTCACTTAAAACACCGCCAGATCAAACTGAAAGTAGGACTTGATTCCCTTGTTCAAACAAACACAGAGAGAAGAGATTACATATTATGGTAATTCATTCGTGAAGAGAGTTGAAAATAGGTCTAAATAATACTGTATCTCATGGATTCTGCTTCTGAAGGGGGTGCACCTGAGTCAAATACCGGTGAAGCTTCATCATCAGCTCCTCCTGCTGGTTCTAGTTCAGGTGGAGCTTCACCAAATCGGTATAAATCTCAAAAGCGGAGAGACTGGAACACTTTCTTGCAGTATCTTAAAAACCACAAGCCACCATTAACGCTTGCTGACTGCAGCGGCGCACACGTTATAGAGTTTTTGAAATACCTTGACCGATCTGGGAAAACGAGGGTTCATGTTTCGGGGTGTCCTTATTTCGGGCACCCAAATCCTCCGGCTCCATGTGCTTGCCCGATAAAGAAAGCGTGGGGGAGTCTTGATGCGTTGATCGGAAAGCTGAGAGCAGCTTATAAAGAGAACGGTCGACCGCAGGAGTCAAACCCTTTTGGAGACGACGGTGTGGGGATTTACTTGGGGGAGGTTAAGGAAGGACAGGCAAAAGCTAGAGGAATATCTTCTGAGAAGAAGAAGCGAAAGAGGCCAGCTGTTGTAGTTACTGCCGCTGCAAATAGCGGTGAAGCTTCATCATCAGCTCCTCCTGCTGGTTCTAGTTCAGGTGGAGCTTCAGTTCCATCACAACAACCACCGGAATCGTCTTCTCCAGCTCCAACAAGTCGGTATAAATCTCAAAAGTGGAGAGACTGGAACACGTTCTTGCAGTATCTTAAAAACCACAAGCCACCATTAACACTTGCTGACTGCAGCGGCGCACACGTTATAGAGTTTTTGAAATACCTTGACCGATCTGGGAAAACGAGGGTTCATGTTTCGGGGTGTCCTTATTTTGGGCACCCAAATCCTCCGGCTCCATGTGCTTGCCCGATAAAGCAAGCGTGGGGGAGTCTTGATGCGTTGATCGGAAAGCTGAAAGCAGCTTATAAAGAGAACGATGTACGACAGGAGTCAAACCCTTTTGGAGATGAGGCTGTGGGGATTTACTTGGGGGAGGTTAAGGAAGGACAGGCAAAAGCTAGAGGAATATCTTATGGGAAGAAGAAGCGAAAGAGGCCAGCTGTTGCAATTACTGCCGCTGCTGTCTCTTTAACAGGGAGTACTGGTGCTAATGATGGTCGTGgtagtggtggtggtgatggAGGTGGAGGTGAGGTTGCTCGGAGTGCCGCTGCTCCGACTACAACAGTataatttcaccttttttattttattttatttatttttatttttcttatgattatCTGTTGCTATTGAGACGATCAATATGAGCAATCTATTTCTGGCAATCGATTCTCTTATAACTGGATCGTGAACCCAAAATAGATAGAATTACAGAGAGAAAATCTCTCTTTCTCCACACTTATTTCCCATCATCACTCCTCTCTTTTCTCcaatatactatttatttttttattttaattttactttgttTCATAATTAGAACATTTGTATGGGTTAAAACCCTTCTACTTCTCCTTTGTTTCATTGATCACACTGTCGTTTTGAGGAAAACTAGGTgccattatttttaattactgtttagattttgtttattattttgacttGGTAAACTTGATccaataaaaactatatatatatatatatatatatatatattcctctTCCTGTGTACAAGACAATTCATCCAAGTACTTGGTTTTCTTCCTCAATATTTAAAGCCTAGAGATTAGAAATTGACCATTAAtattttttgcctttttcttgttttctttgtggCACTGCTGGGCAAGGTTTGTTTATAGCTCTAACCGTGAGTGAGAGGACTCCTGGCATATAAGTTTGTTCTGTAATTATGCACACGTGGGCCTCTGATTTTTACTCTTCTTTGAGTTCTCTGTTTCAGTTGCTGTATACATATGTCCTTTTTAACTTGAtctaagattttattttcagattttaagATTTCTGGGGCTTTTCGGTATTGGTAACTTAATTGGGGTGTCTTACCCGTTTGGATCTCTCTCTTCTTCGTCTGAAAACAACATTTCTCTGATAATAACATCTATAAAAAGATATAGGGGGCTCCAAACatcaattattttgaaaaaatataatcaaaaatataatcaaaatccTTTGTGATTGCttctcttatttgatttgtttaatcgCCTCCTCAATATGATAAGGACCTATTGCCAACCGATGCTTtccatttcttattttataatatagtttcattattttctatataataataataataataataatttaatttttttgttattatacaTAGACCCACACTGGTCACTCCCCAACAAAACCCATTTCTCTACTCCACTGTACACCCATATCCAACAAAATTATATCACATTTATTGCCCTCCTATTCAGTAGTCATCTTTGattgtattttgtattatttatttgtttggttcTTCACTTGTTTTGTTCTATCTTTTTGTAGAATCACATTATTTCACATCTTTTTTCTTTgcattttatccttaaccataTCTATTCTTCGAAAgtcaaaagaaaagagaagtcatcttttcattttcttaaattaaaattaaggttcACCAATCTTCTTCCTGGGGTTGACAGCAGAAAAACCTTACACTCAAATCTTTTGATGCTAACGAGGGGATCTGCAAAGAGGAAGAGTATTGACATAGAAGAACAAGGAACAAAAAGTGATCAATTAATCTCCTTTGTTTGATGTTCTTTGTATACGTGGGGCACGAAATTTCTGATTGAATTAAGTGCAAAAGCAGCAATGTCACAAGATACATTGTAAGACGGAGAAAACCCTATTCACATATTCAGTAGCCGCACCTCTATAGCCTGTTTCTCTTGTCGTGATATGACGCAATATTCATTATATTCTAATTGGATAACTTTTTTAACGTGAAAgcaattatattgaataaattaaaattttaatttaatgattaattttataattattaaattagataattcaaaatttttatcttaatataatatatgcatGCGAATCTTAAGTCTAATCCCCCATAAAAATTTTAGCATATTCATTTTACACTTGATTTAAGCCAATGGTATACATTCTTCCTTACAAGGagaaacagagagagagagaaagaatgagTAGGTGGCCTTGGTGTGGGGGCTTTCTAAAGGGCGCCTGCATCGAGTGGTTTAGTCCCTGGTTTTggttaggccaaacgactattttccacttaagATATGCTATAATgtcaagttttcatcttttaattataaaaatatcaaatactcacttatgatcagttaaatttaatagaaccctaacacctaaaaattttatctctttttgcccccctaaactttaaaaacctcagcctaagttttaaaaaatagcagtttcaccctagggtttggttttgaaatctccggtgaccttttcggctccattgccgacggtctctctctcccgaagcatcctctcctcccgaagcatcatctccttccgacgatctcttttctcctatTTGGAGGGTCGATCGACATCGAAGATGccttgagagacgaagaacttcatcagggaagacgatcgtcttcctagaagaagacctttgggaagacgaccgtcttcccagacaaagacgacggcttcatcttcgtcttccccgacgaagttcttcgtc includes:
- the LOC123225268 gene encoding protein G1-like7 translates to MDSASEGGAPESNTGEASSSAPPAGSSSGGASPNRYKSQKRRDWNTFLQYLKNHKPPLTLADCSGAHVIEFLKYLDRSGKTRVHVSGCPYFGHPNPPAPCACPIKKAWGSLDALIGKLRAAYKENGRPQESNPFGDDGVGIYLGEVKEGQAKARGISSEKKKRKRPAVVVTAAANSGEASSSAPPAGSSSGGASVPSQQPPESSSPAPTSRYKSQKWRDWNTFLQYLKNHKPPLTLADCSGAHVIEFLKYLDRSGKTRVHVSGCPYFGHPNPPAPCACPIKQAWGSLDALIGKLKAAYKENDVRQESNPFGDEAVGIYLGEVKEGQAKARGISYGKKKRKRPAVAITAAAVSLTGSTGANDGRGSGGGDGGGGEVARSAAAPTTTV